The Streptomyces tubercidicus DNA segment TTGGCCAAACGGGACGTGCTTCCACCCTGGCTCTGCGTCAGGGAAACTTCTTCTGCACGGTCAGCTCTTCGCGCATCCCCCGGGAATGTCGCAAACTCTGTCCGAATCCGATCCGTGGGCTTCTAGGGGGTCGCCGACCTTGTCGGCTGCCCGTACTGCTGCATCTGACGCTGCTGCTTCTCCTGCTCAGCCTTCTGTGTGGCCAGCGTGTGCTGAAGAAACGACCACCCCACGCACCCCGCACACAGGACAGCCGTGATCGCGATGCCCGCGAAGACCTTCCCCAGCCGCTCGTCCGCCGTGCGACGTCCCCGCTGGGAACCGAACAACAGGGCGTCCCGCATCCTGCGGCGGCGTACCGCCACCGACTCCAGCAGCTGACTGTCGTAATCCCGCGCCATTTCCTCGTCCGTCGCTTCAAATCGCTTGCCGCACTCGCCATGGTCGATGAACCCTCGGCCATGGGGGCCATACGCCGGCCGTTACTCCGAAACCTTCATGCATGATGGCGCACTTCTGCGCCTGCCGTCGTCCGGCTGGCTCGTCGAGCACCGCCATGCTCTCGGCCGACGCGGTGCATGGCGGCCGACTCCAGATCTTCAGCGACCAGCCAGCACATGTCCCGATCGTTCGGTGGACACGAGCGTCGAAGCGTGCTCCTTGAGCCCGATTCCGGGCAGTGGGACCGGGTACCCGGGAGGCCATCCCGGTGAGAGCAGACAGCACGTGTACGTGTGGGAGAAGCTTGCAGTTTCGTTTGGAATATCGGGCTGACCAGAGGAAGATGCCTGCGATGTGGAGTCCGGCCAGGGGGCGCAGGGCGAGACCTCGGGGCGTTTGTGGCCATGATGTCGTCAGTGGAAGCGGCGACGATGCTCGCGGCGGGCGTGGGGAGCAGCCCACTCTGCCGCCAGGGATCAACCCCGCGTGCGCGGGGAGCAGAGCCAGGCCCAGGCCCTGGCGTACGGCCTGATGGGACCAACCCCGCGGGTGCGGGGAGCAGCGATCGCCGCGCTGCGGTCCGTCGTCTACCGCGGGACCAACCCCGCGGGTGCGGGGAGCAGTCCAGGGCGGTGACGGCAACGAGCCGCTTGGCGGGACCAACCCCGCGGGTGGGCGGAGCAGAGCGCGAAGACCATCGAAGCGGGGGCTGAGGCGGGACCAACCCCGCGGGTGCGGGGAGCAGGCGATCGCGATGATCGGCATCGCCAGGATGACGGGACCAACCCCGCGGGTGCGGGGAGCAGCGCGTCGGCCGGTTCCTGGACTGCCACGCGACGGGACCAACCCCGTGGGTGCGGGGAGCAGCTTCGGACCACCTGGGCATCGCCGACAAGGAGGGGACCAACCCTGCGGGTGCGGGGAGCAGGCGATCCCCGCCTCGGTGGCTCCCTCCGTGGCGTGGATCAACCCCGCATGCGCGGGGACCACACGAGGGCCTTCGGCAGCCACCGCATGGGGTAGGGACCAACCCCGCATGCGCGGGGACCACGCACGGAGCAGGCTCTGTACAAGGCGGGCGAGGGGACCAACCCCGCGGGTGCGGGGAACATTTTGGCATTTGGAGACGGGACTGGGGGCTGCTGTGTAACGATGCCTCTCGCGTCTTATGGCGTAGATGCATGGGGGGAAGCCTAGTTGTGTAATTTGCTGGACGACGCGTGGCTGTCCGCACGCTCCTCGAACAGTGTTGTGGGGGAGGGGCACCGAGGGCTTGGTGCCTTCGAAGAGGTCGGTGTACGACGGCTCCTTCTGGGGGCCGAGCGGTTCCAGGACATCGCTGTCGAACTGCCGACCCAGAAGCCTGCAATTTTCCGGCAGTTGTTGCTGCCCATCGTCGTGGATGCTCTGGGACGGCCGCGGGATGCCGCTGAGTGGGTTGCGATGTTCAAGGCCGGGGCCTTCTCTCCTGAGCAGTGCGACAAGCTCAATGCTTACCTTGACGGTCACCGTCACCTGTTCGACCTCTTCGGCAAGGACGCGCCCTTCGCACAGGTAGCGGGGCTGCGTACCGCCAGAGACGAGACCAAGGGGTCGGCGCTTCTGGTGGCGACGGCTGCCACGGGCAACAACGTGCCGCTGTTCTCGTCCCGTTCGGAGGGCGACTCTCTGGAGCTGACCCCGGCGCAGGCTGCACGATGGCTGCTGCACACCCACTGTTGGGACACCGCCGCCATCAAGACAGGTGCAGTGGGCGATCCGCGGGTGAAGGCGGGAAAGACGACGGGGAATCCGGTCGGTCCGCTGGGGCAATTGGGCGTCGTTATGCCCAAGGGGCGTACCGTCTACGAAACTCTTCTGCTCAACATTCCCTTCGGGCAGCCGCTGCTGTCCGATGACCTTCCCCAGTGGAGGCGTCGCGAGCCGGATAGCAGGGGCGAAGGGACGCTGTCCTGTGCCACACCGGCTTGGCAGGCCCGCGCGTCTCGTGGGCTGTTGGACGTATGGACCTGGCAGTCGCGTCGTATCCGGCTGGTTCCGGAGGAGACCCCGAGTGGGCTGCGGGTCACGCAGGTCGTTGTGGCAGCGGGGGACCGACTGGACAGCACGCCCGATCACGAACCCCATACTGCCTGGATCGTCGACAGTGCCGCTACCCGTGGCAAGAAGAGCGGCAAGGGGAAGGTCGTCTCTCCTGTTCGTCCTCGACGACATCAGCTGGGGCGTGCTGCTTGGCGAGGTCTGAACGCATTGCTGGCGGTTGATCGTGCGGGGGAGCAGATCGATGCGACGGACGTTCGTGCAGGCTTCCACACCAGCGTTCTGCTGAGCCGCATCGGTGCGGTCAGGGAGCGGCTGCCCCAGGAGTACCCGCTCCAGGTAGAGCTGACAGGTATCGCCTACGGCACTCAGTCCTCGGTCGTCGAGGATGTCTTCTTCGACGAGATTCCCCTGCCGTTGACTGCACTGAACCCGGACGGCATCGTCTGCGGCTCGCTTCTGGAGGCCCTGAGCCAGGCGGAAGGTCTCGCCGGCGCGGTCAACAATCTCTCCGCTGATCTGCGGCGGGCGGCCGGCACCGAACCGATCCCCTGGGACAAGGGGCAACGCCCCGGGGACACCTTGCTGCACGCCCTTGATCCGCTGGTACGGCGGCTGCTGGTCGGCCTGCGCACGATCGGTGAGGACTTCGAACAGTCCGAGCGTGGATTGACGGCGTGGGAGCAAAAGGCCGGGCGGGAGACTTGGAAGGTGGCTGAACAGGTGCTCTCCACAGCCGCCCCCGGACTCTTCAGCGGCAGGACCGTGACGAAGGACGGCAAGGAACGCGTCTATCAGCTCAGTCGTGCCGAGCGTCACTTCCTGGACCGGATGGATGAGATCCTCACCCGCCGCGCGGCTCTGCGGAAGTCCGCCTGAGCGGTAGTGCAGGCCCCCCTCTTCCACCCGTCCCGTCACCGCACCACACATGACCGATCGGCTGCCCGACGAAAGTGAAGGGGGACTGCCGTGTCTGCCACACCCGAGACCGGCCCCAGCAGCACCACCGAACCCACGGCGTCCACGCTCGTCCGCCGCTACTGGAGCCAGTACGTACGGAACGACGGGACCTGGCGCATCGATCCCAAGAACGGGGCGCTCGCCAAGGCCCCCGGCGAAGATCTCGCCGCCCTGCGGTCCGGACTGGGGCAGCCGGCCGGCACGGTCCCCGCGCTCTGGCCCTTCTACACCAGCCACACGGACGGACAGGTGACGCCGGAGCTGGAAGCCGAACACGCGGCGCTATCGCTCTATGGCCTGCATCAGCAGAGCCAGGCCCACCCCATGCACAAGCGGGGTGTCGGGCTGGGGGCGGCCCTGCGCGACCTACGTCACGACGACCGGTTCAGTACGGAAGCCGTGGACCGCCGGGTCGCAGCCACGGTGAACACGACCTCTGTGCCGACCCTGGTGTATCGGCTGCGGGGCCTGATCACCCAACTCCGGTCGGTCAAAGTGCCCTTGGATTACGACCAGTTGCTTCAGGACATCAAGAACTGGCACTACCCCGAGTCGCGTCGACGGGTCCGCCGCACCTGGGGGCTGGCGTATCACTCCTGGAATGCCCGCCCGGTCAAGCCGTCCCCTGACAACGTCTCCTAGTGCTCTTACCACAGCGCCACCGTGCCCGTCCGCAGATCGAAACACCGGAGGACTTCATAGTGCTCACCGAGCCCCGCGCCTACATCGACGTCCACATCCTTCAGACCGTGCCCCCGGCCAACCTCAACCGCGATGATCAGGGCAACCCCAAGGAGGCGTACTACGGCGGTGTGCGACGGTCCCGCGTCTCGTCGCAAGCGTGGAAGCGGGCCACCCGCCTCCATTTCACCGAGCGCATGCCCGAACAGGACCTGGCGACCCGCACCAGGCGCATCAGCAGCGCGCTCGCCGGCCTGATCGGCGCCGACAGCGACCTGCCCGCCGAGTCCTCGTCCCGATTGGCGAGCGCTCTGCTGGCGCCCTTGAAGATCAGCGCCGGAAAGAAGGAAGGGGACACCGCCTACCTGTTCTTCTACGGCCGCCGGCAACTCAGCGCTGTAGCCGACCTTGTCCGTGGCCGTGCAGCCGAACTGGCCGCCCTGGACGACGCGGAGCTGGCAGCCGAGATCGACCAGCTGCCGGTGCAGGAGAAGTTCAGCACCGGACATCCGATGGACGTCGCCCTCTTCGGGCGCATGGTGGCCGACGTTCCCGCACTGAAGGTCGACGCCGCCACCCAGGTCGCCCACGCCTTGTCCACCCATGCCGTCGAGTTGGAATTCGACTACTTCACGGCCGTCGACGACGAGACCATGAAGGAGCAGGAAACCGGCGCCGGCATGATCGGCACCATCGGCTTCAACTCCGCCACTCTCTACCGCTACGCCTCCGTCAGCCTCCACAAGCTCCTGCACAACCTCACCGACGAGGAGGCAGCGGTCACCGCCGTTGAGGAGTTCGTCACCTCCTTCGCCCGCTCCATGCCCACCGGTTACGGCAACTCCTTCGGCCACCGCACCTTGCCCAGCTTGGTCGCTGTCGTCGTACGCACAGACCAGCCGGTCAACCTCGTTTCCGCCTTCGAGGAGCCGGTCGGGGCCCACTCCGGAATCGCCGCGGAGTCCGCCCGGCGCCTGGCGCGCGAGTACGCCACCGCCACCAGCGTCTGGGGCGACACCCCCGCGTTCACCGCCCTGTGCCACACCTTCGAATCCTCCGGGAAGATCGCGGAGCAGCTCAAGGACACCTTCGCTGAGCCCGTGGCGTTCCCGAAGCTGCTGGCCGGCCTGCGCGCCCACCTCACCGACACGGTCAAGCGAGCCACCCGATGACCACCCCTCCGCCGGCAACGCCCGCCCCTCAAGGGACGACCACCGAGGCCGTACTCCTGCTCCGCCTGGCCGGCCCCCTGCAGTCATGGGGCTCTCGCAGCGCCTTCAACCGACGCGAAACCAACCCGGAGCCCACCAAATCTGGTGTGATCGGCCTGCTCGCGGCGGCTGCCGGAATGGCTCGTGAGGACCCGCTCGACGAGCTGACGCCGCTGAGCCTGGGCGTGCGCGTCGACCAGCCCGGAACGCTGCTGCGGGACTACCACACCGTCAGCGACTTCCGGGACCGGCCACTGCTCCAGGCCGGAGTCTCGGCCAAGGGCCTCCAGAAGCCCACCTCCCCGGCCAAGTACACCCACGTGACCACTCGCTACTACCTCCAGGACGCGGTCTTCGTCGCGGCTGTCGCTGGCCCCCGTGACCTGTTGTGCACCCTGGACCAGGCCGTCCGGGCCCCCTCCTTCCCCCTTGCCCTCGGCCGCCGCTCCTGCCCTCCCACCCAGCCGCTCGCCCTCGGCCTGCGGGAAGGACGCCTGGAACACGTTCTGCGGAAGGAGCCCTGGCAGGCCTCCCGGCGCGCCCGTGAGCAGTACGCCGCCCAGTGCGGACGGGAGCAGGAGCTGGACCGGCCGCTGTACCCGGCGTGCATCGACCGTTCGGTCACCATTGAGGACCCAGAAGGTGACGACGTCCTGCACGATGCCCCGGTCTCGTTCGACCCGTACGCCCGCAGCTTCACCAGCCGACGGGTACGGCACGGCTGGCTGAGCATCCCCACCGGGTTCCCCCGGCCCGACACCACCGACGACGGCGCGGACGAAGCCGCCGGACACGACCCCTTCGCCCTGCTGGGCTGGTGACCGCCATGACCTACCTCTCCCGTATCCGCATCAACCCCCTTCGCGCCGAAAGCCGTCGTCTGCTGGCCAACCCGCGTGCCATGCGCGGTGCCGTCATGGGGGGCATCCCCGATGCCCCCCAGGGCGACCGCGTGCTGTGGCGGCTGGACGCCGACAACCCCCGTCGCCCACACCTGTTCGTGCTCACTTCCGCCAAGCCCGACTGGACCCATATCGTCGAAAAGGCCGGCTGGCCGGACGCCGACGGAGAACATGCCGCCGTCCGCGACTACGCCCCGCTCCTCGACCAGATCGCCGTCGGCCGGGAGTTCGCATTCCGCTTGACCGCCAGCCCCGTACAGAACACCGCGGCGCCGATGAGCCCCACGCCCACGCAGGCGGCCCGCCTCGCCGCTGCCGCTGACAGCGACAGCAAACGGGTACGCGGCTTCAGGCTGGGCCATAGCACTGCGAGCGCGCAGCTGAACTGGTTCCTGACCCGCACCGCCCGATGGGGCTTCGACGTCCCCACAGCCCGTACCGACGCCCCGGCCCCCGGCCTCGCCGACAGCCGGACCGCTGACGACGCGCGCAACACCGAGGTAGGGACGGAGGACGCCGGCCCGGCACGCGACATCCGTATCACCGCAAGCCGTCGGCACTCCTTCGTCAAGAACGGGAAAGGCCCCCGCGTCACCATTCAGAGCGCCACTTTCGAAGGGCGCCTTCAGGTAACCGACCCCGCTGCCTTCGTCACGCGCCTGTTGGAGGGCATCGGCCCTTCGAAGGCATACGGCTGCGGCCTGCTCACCCTCGCACCACTGCGGAGCCGGACGACTCTGCAGTGACCGCGCCCTCGTCAATGATTCCGAGCACCGGGTCGTAGCGCAGCCGCCGCCCCGAAACCGAAGCGGTGCGGTCCGCCCCGAGGACAAGAGCCCTGCGGTATTTCAACCGTTCGTGCCCAACCCAGCCGGGTAGGACGGACAGCTCCACAGCCGCTTCCGACGAGCAGGTCGCGGGCAGCTTCACCGTGTCGGCGAGGACCTCGTCAATGAGGTCGTTGTCGGGGACGGCACCGTCCTCTGCCAGAGCGCTCCCCGACAGCGTCAGGTACCTCGCACCGTCGTGGATGACGAGGACGGCCTCCGCCCCGGGATCCCCGTCACGGACCAGGGCGGTCATCCCGGCATCGCCCTTTACGGGAGGCACGGCGACGTAATGGAGATCGGCCAGCGTCGTTGCCTCTCTGTCGCCGCGCCGTGTCAGTAGGTGGTGGGAGGCGTTCCCGATGCGTTCCCGTCGCTCGGCCTCCTCCTGCCGCCGGGCCGCGTCGGTGTCGTCCCGCCAGGCCTCCGGAACCTCGTCGTCGCCGCCGTAACCGGCCGCCACCAGCGCAGGAATATCCCCCGGGAGGCTCCAGCCGCCCGACTGCCCGGCGGCCGTGAAGACCAGGGCCGCCGTGTGCAGGAGCAGATGGCGGCCGTAGAGGGCCTGTGAGCGGGCGGGAAACCTCGGAGCGCCACGGCCGAGCGGATCCGCGTCGGTGCCGTCCCGGCCAGGTAGGGCGCTCCCGGGGGCCCAACCCGTGACGATCACCCGAGGCCGGGCCAATCGGCCGGGGCGGTGCATCCGGTCGCCGCGGTGCAGCCGGCCCATCCGCTGCAGCAGCGCATCGATCGGGGCCATGTCGGTGATCAGAACGTCCACATCGACATCGAATGCCTGCTCGGCGACCTGGGTGGCCACCACGATCATCTGAGGCCGGACCGCCGCGGTGCCGGTCGGCCACGGGGCGAGCCGGTGCAGACATTCCGCCGTGCGATCGGCACGCGTCCCGAGCGGAAGCTGCTCGTGCAGCAGCACCACCTGGTCGCCGAAGCGCTCACGCAATACGGTGCACAGCGCCTGGGCCCGTTCGACGGTGTTGCGGATGACCAGAGCGCATCCGCCGTGCGTCAGCTCCTCGCCGAGCAGGTCGGCGACCGCTGCGTCGGCGGCCGTATCGGCTGCCCGGTGCTCCTCGGGATCTGCACCCCCCTCGGGAACGGCCTCCGGCAGGAGGACAACGTCGACGGGCCGATCCGTGCGCCAACTGTCACAGACCGACACGCCGGAACGGTGGCCGGTGCCGTCCGGTGCGTTCCACACGACGGTGGCGGAAGGGTACCCCTGAGGGTGGCGGAGGTCGTCCGCCGTGAACTCCTCACATCCCAAGGCCCCGGCCAGATAGGCGTCGACAAGTGCCTGGCGCTGCGGTGCCGGCAGCGTCGCCGACAGCAGCACCACCGGTACGCCTGCCTGGCCGAACCAGCGCAGGCCCTCAAGGAGAAACTGCGAGGTGTAGACATCGGTGGCGTGCACCTCGTCGAGTACGACGACCTTCCCCACCAGCCCCGCCATCCGGAGCATCACGAACTTGGTGCGGGTTGTCGCGTACAGCAGCTGATCGACCGGGCCCACCACGAAGGGGCACAGCAGCCCGCGCGCGTAGCCGAAGAACCATTCGGCCGGTACGCGCGCCACCGGCCCGCCGCCCCCGGAACCGTGCGGATCGTCGCTCGCCTGCTCGCCGTGCCTCTCGTCCTCGTCGCATTCGCCGACGGCGGCGAGCCTGACCCCCCGTGGCTCGCTCAGCAGGGCGCTCCACTCCTTGTTGAAGGTCCGCTTGCCGTGGAGCAGCGCGACCCGATCGGCCAGCTTCCCGTCGATCCGGCTCACCCACTCTCTGACCTTCCCGAACATGGGGTCGTCGGTGGACCACTCCGGCATGCCGACGAACACGCCGTCCGCGCCGAACTTCGCGGCCAGGATCTCCGCCGCCATCAGGGCGGCCCTGGTCTTCCCCTCGCCCATCGGCGCCTCGATGACCATCAGGCCGGGAGCCGCCATTTGCCGCGCCGTTTCCATCGCCAGCTCCTGTGAGGGACGCGGCTCGCACCCGAACCGCTTCGCGAAGGCGTCCGGTGGCGGCTCTGGCAGCTCTCCCCATCCGCCCTGCAGGCCGAGCTTCTCCCATGCCGCAGCTGCCCGTTGCCGTGCACCCTGGAAGCTCACGTCGGCCAACGCGTCGATCCCCCGGAAGCCGGCCCCGCTGGCGATCCAGTCCGTCATCACGATGAGCCCGCTCAACTGGAGTTGGACAGCACGCGTCGGCACCACCGCGGGGGCGGGAGCGGTGAGAGCACCCAGTCCCAGTTCCCCGGAAAGACGCTGGACGAGGGTGAGTCGTACCTCAGCCCAGCGTTCGTCACCCTCCAACTGCCCGCGTGCCTTACGGTCCGGCTTCAGCGCGCTCTCGACTGAGAAGAACCCGTGATGCCCTGCAACAAGGGGCCACACCCAGTCGATGTGCTCCTCGGGCCACCCGGCCGCCGACAGCAGCCGCTGCAGCAGATAACCTCCGGCTCGTCCGTGATGCCATGCGAACCGTCCGGCGGTCGGCTCGTGCCACCGCAGCCCGGCCGCTCGTACGGCCTCCGCCTCTCGTGGCCACCGGTGTTGGAAGGCCGGCGTGGCCTTTCCGTAGTCGTGCATCCCGCAGAGCCAGATGAACAACCCCCGGCCCCGGCCCTGGCCACCGGCTGTCTCGTCCAGCAACCGCCGGGTGGACGGCGCCAGATAGCGCTCCCACATGACGTCGGCGATGGCTGCCGCGTCGAGCATGTGCGACAGCAGGAGATTCATCGTCCCTTCGGCATACTCGGGTGTCTTTCCCACCAGAGCGCCCAGCGCCGCGTGAAGGTCCAGGCTGTCGTCCGGGCCCGGAATGCCGGCCATACTCCCCCTCTTCGCCTCGTCCACCGGTCAGGTTAGGCGATGCGAGCGGCCCCCGTCCGGGTGACATCATGCCGTCGTGAGAGACGACGTCACCGGGCTGAACAGCGCGGTCAGTACGAGTTTCGGCCATGACCTGCTGACCGAGTGGATCCCCGACGCCCTCGGCGCCACCGATGTCATCCGGGACCTGGCCGGCGGAACTGTCGCGGTGCCGGAGCGGCTTGATGTCGGGTGGCTTCAGGTGCCCTTGACCCGGCGGACGGAGAGTGTGCCCGTCGTGCCACCAGCCGTACGCGCCCATGCGCATCTCCTGGTGGAGCGCTCGCTGCTCTACCAGGAGATGCGCCCCGAGGTGTTCAGCTACCGTTCCCCGGTCTGGGACTACCGCTCCGCCTACCGGGCACGACAGACCCGTATGCGCGAAATGGCACGCCGAGGTGATCTGCCACTCGTCCTGAGGCTCGACATTCACCGCTTCGGCCAGTCGCTTCCCCTGCACGTACTGCTCGATGCTCCCTGGATGACCGGCGAGTTGGCGGGATATCTGACCGAACTGCACCGTGCCACCGGCCGGTGCCTCCTGCCCGGTCACCGCTGGGCCAACCGGCTCGGTACCGCAGCGCTGGCCCCGATCGATGCCCTCCTGGCCGTGACGACGCCGGGCCGGTGGTTTCGCTGGGGCGACGACTGGCATGTCTTCGTCCGCGACAGCGCGGAAGCGGAACAGG contains these protein-coding regions:
- the casA gene encoding type I-E CRISPR-associated protein Cse1/CasA encodes the protein MLDDAWLSARSSNSVVGEGHRGLGAFEEVGVRRLLLGAERFQDIAVELPTQKPAIFRQLLLPIVVDALGRPRDAAEWVAMFKAGAFSPEQCDKLNAYLDGHRHLFDLFGKDAPFAQVAGLRTARDETKGSALLVATAATGNNVPLFSSRSEGDSLELTPAQAARWLLHTHCWDTAAIKTGAVGDPRVKAGKTTGNPVGPLGQLGVVMPKGRTVYETLLLNIPFGQPLLSDDLPQWRRREPDSRGEGTLSCATPAWQARASRGLLDVWTWQSRRIRLVPEETPSGLRVTQVVVAAGDRLDSTPDHEPHTAWIVDSAATRGKKSGKGKVVSPVRPRRHQLGRAAWRGLNALLAVDRAGEQIDATDVRAGFHTSVLLSRIGAVRERLPQEYPLQVELTGIAYGTQSSVVEDVFFDEIPLPLTALNPDGIVCGSLLEALSQAEGLAGAVNNLSADLRRAAGTEPIPWDKGQRPGDTLLHALDPLVRRLLVGLRTIGEDFEQSERGLTAWEQKAGRETWKVAEQVLSTAAPGLFSGRTVTKDGKERVYQLSRAERHFLDRMDEILTRRAALRKSA
- the casB gene encoding type I-E CRISPR-associated protein Cse2/CasB; amino-acid sequence: MSATPETGPSSTTEPTASTLVRRYWSQYVRNDGTWRIDPKNGALAKAPGEDLAALRSGLGQPAGTVPALWPFYTSHTDGQVTPELEAEHAALSLYGLHQQSQAHPMHKRGVGLGAALRDLRHDDRFSTEAVDRRVAATVNTTSVPTLVYRLRGLITQLRSVKVPLDYDQLLQDIKNWHYPESRRRVRRTWGLAYHSWNARPVKPSPDNVS
- the cas7e gene encoding type I-E CRISPR-associated protein Cas7/Cse4/CasC, giving the protein MLTEPRAYIDVHILQTVPPANLNRDDQGNPKEAYYGGVRRSRVSSQAWKRATRLHFTERMPEQDLATRTRRISSALAGLIGADSDLPAESSSRLASALLAPLKISAGKKEGDTAYLFFYGRRQLSAVADLVRGRAAELAALDDAELAAEIDQLPVQEKFSTGHPMDVALFGRMVADVPALKVDAATQVAHALSTHAVELEFDYFTAVDDETMKEQETGAGMIGTIGFNSATLYRYASVSLHKLLHNLTDEEAAVTAVEEFVTSFARSMPTGYGNSFGHRTLPSLVAVVVRTDQPVNLVSAFEEPVGAHSGIAAESARRLAREYATATSVWGDTPAFTALCHTFESSGKIAEQLKDTFAEPVAFPKLLAGLRAHLTDTVKRATR
- the cas5e gene encoding type I-E CRISPR-associated protein Cas5/CasD, encoding MTTPPPATPAPQGTTTEAVLLLRLAGPLQSWGSRSAFNRRETNPEPTKSGVIGLLAAAAGMAREDPLDELTPLSLGVRVDQPGTLLRDYHTVSDFRDRPLLQAGVSAKGLQKPTSPAKYTHVTTRYYLQDAVFVAAVAGPRDLLCTLDQAVRAPSFPLALGRRSCPPTQPLALGLREGRLEHVLRKEPWQASRRAREQYAAQCGREQELDRPLYPACIDRSVTIEDPEGDDVLHDAPVSFDPYARSFTSRRVRHGWLSIPTGFPRPDTTDDGADEAAGHDPFALLGW
- the cas6e gene encoding type I-E CRISPR-associated protein Cas6/Cse3/CasE, translated to MTYLSRIRINPLRAESRRLLANPRAMRGAVMGGIPDAPQGDRVLWRLDADNPRRPHLFVLTSAKPDWTHIVEKAGWPDADGEHAAVRDYAPLLDQIAVGREFAFRLTASPVQNTAAPMSPTPTQAARLAAAADSDSKRVRGFRLGHSTASAQLNWFLTRTARWGFDVPTARTDAPAPGLADSRTADDARNTEVGTEDAGPARDIRITASRRHSFVKNGKGPRVTIQSATFEGRLQVTDPAAFVTRLLEGIGPSKAYGCGLLTLAPLRSRTTLQ
- the cas3 gene encoding CRISPR-associated helicase Cas3', whose translation is MAGIPGPDDSLDLHAALGALVGKTPEYAEGTMNLLLSHMLDAAAIADVMWERYLAPSTRRLLDETAGGQGRGRGLFIWLCGMHDYGKATPAFQHRWPREAEAVRAAGLRWHEPTAGRFAWHHGRAGGYLLQRLLSAAGWPEEHIDWVWPLVAGHHGFFSVESALKPDRKARGQLEGDERWAEVRLTLVQRLSGELGLGALTAPAPAVVPTRAVQLQLSGLIVMTDWIASGAGFRGIDALADVSFQGARQRAAAAWEKLGLQGGWGELPEPPPDAFAKRFGCEPRPSQELAMETARQMAAPGLMVIEAPMGEGKTRAALMAAEILAAKFGADGVFVGMPEWSTDDPMFGKVREWVSRIDGKLADRVALLHGKRTFNKEWSALLSEPRGVRLAAVGECDEDERHGEQASDDPHGSGGGGPVARVPAEWFFGYARGLLCPFVVGPVDQLLYATTRTKFVMLRMAGLVGKVVVLDEVHATDVYTSQFLLEGLRWFGQAGVPVVLLSATLPAPQRQALVDAYLAGALGCEEFTADDLRHPQGYPSATVVWNAPDGTGHRSGVSVCDSWRTDRPVDVVLLPEAVPEGGADPEEHRAADTAADAAVADLLGEELTHGGCALVIRNTVERAQALCTVLRERFGDQVVLLHEQLPLGTRADRTAECLHRLAPWPTGTAAVRPQMIVVATQVAEQAFDVDVDVLITDMAPIDALLQRMGRLHRGDRMHRPGRLARPRVIVTGWAPGSALPGRDGTDADPLGRGAPRFPARSQALYGRHLLLHTAALVFTAAGQSGGWSLPGDIPALVAAGYGGDDEVPEAWRDDTDAARRQEEAERRERIGNASHHLLTRRGDREATTLADLHYVAVPPVKGDAGMTALVRDGDPGAEAVLVIHDGARYLTLSGSALAEDGAVPDNDLIDEVLADTVKLPATCSSEAAVELSVLPGWVGHERLKYRRALVLGADRTASVSGRRLRYDPVLGIIDEGAVTAESSGSAVVRG